A portion of the Planctomycetota bacterium genome contains these proteins:
- a CDS encoding pyridoxamine 5'-phosphate oxidase family protein, with protein sequence MNSIDANQPEKNYQDVRGEDAVKKIREVVKHANSGFFCTQPAGSGPEAARPMYVQQVDDDGNLWFFSATDSHKNQEIAANPFVRLYFQGSNSEFLLVDGRAAVLHDRAKIDELWGPMVRVWFTQGKDDPRLSLIRVSPTGGYYWDTKHGMAVAGVKMVIGMMTGNTLDDGIQGRVAVQAPTPPSATT encoded by the coding sequence ATGAACTCGATCGACGCGAACCAGCCCGAGAAGAACTACCAGGACGTCCGCGGCGAGGACGCCGTGAAGAAGATCCGCGAGGTCGTGAAGCACGCGAACAGCGGGTTCTTCTGCACGCAGCCCGCCGGCTCCGGCCCCGAGGCCGCCCGCCCCATGTACGTGCAGCAGGTCGACGACGACGGCAACCTCTGGTTCTTCAGCGCGACCGACAGCCACAAGAACCAGGAGATCGCGGCGAACCCCTTCGTGCGCCTCTACTTCCAGGGTTCGAACTCCGAGTTCCTGCTCGTCGACGGGCGTGCGGCCGTCCTGCACGACCGTGCGAAGATCGACGAACTCTGGGGGCCCATGGTCAGGGTCTGGTTCACCCAGGGCAAGGACGACCCGCGGCTCTCGCTCATCCGCGTCAGCCCGACAGGCGGGTACTACTGGGACACCAAGCACGGCATGGCCGTCGCGGGCGTCAAGATGGTCATCGGCATGATGACCGGCAACACGCTCGACGATGGCATCCAGGGGCGCGTCGCGGTGCAGGCGCCCACGCCCCCGTCCGCGACGACCTAG
- the ispG gene encoding flavodoxin-dependent (E)-4-hydroxy-3-methylbut-2-enyl-diphosphate synthase has protein sequence MQPRRPTRQVVVGDSRVGFVKIGGGVPSRDGTPTTPAPVSVQTMTAGYTHDIDACVREIHKLAAAGADIVRVAVPEKKDTDALREIIPQVQVPIVADVHFHFQRAIEAVEAGVHKIRLNPGNIQDRAQVVDVIRACKARNLPIRVGVNEGSIIERRDKQKRMKELGAVFSEHKHGYLLAIMIAKLEEYLDIFYEQDFHDIVISAKSMDASLVVDAYTEISRRFDHPLHLGVTHAGPRETGAIRSVAALSGLLVHGIGDTIRISYASDPVYEVEDGLELLYALSLRPRKGVDLIACPTCGRIQVDLFTLVQDVRKALASQVTVPMKVAVMGCIVNGPGEAEGADVAVFAGDRRGIIYVQGEKVANVPEPEILDRLLAECLAFQGKVMRGEAKLGEKKVEIIPPDPIGELGSGYAKIASGGVPTPLTVRGS, from the coding sequence ATGCAGCCACGCCGCCCCACGCGCCAGGTCGTTGTCGGTGATTCCCGTGTCGGCTTCGTGAAGATCGGCGGCGGCGTCCCGTCTCGCGACGGCACGCCGACCACGCCCGCGCCCGTCTCGGTGCAGACCATGACCGCCGGCTACACGCACGACATCGACGCGTGCGTGCGCGAGATCCACAAGCTCGCCGCGGCCGGGGCCGACATCGTCCGCGTCGCGGTGCCGGAGAAGAAAGACACCGATGCACTCCGCGAGATCATCCCGCAGGTGCAAGTGCCGATCGTCGCCGACGTGCACTTTCACTTTCAGCGGGCGATCGAGGCCGTCGAGGCGGGCGTGCACAAGATCCGCCTGAACCCCGGCAACATCCAGGACCGGGCGCAGGTGGTGGACGTGATCCGGGCGTGCAAGGCCCGCAACCTGCCGATCCGCGTGGGCGTGAACGAGGGCTCGATCATCGAGCGGCGCGACAAGCAGAAGCGCATGAAAGAGCTCGGCGCCGTCTTCAGCGAGCACAAGCACGGGTACCTGCTCGCCATCATGATCGCCAAGCTCGAGGAATACCTCGACATTTTCTACGAGCAGGACTTCCACGACATCGTCATCAGCGCCAAGAGCATGGACGCGTCCCTCGTCGTCGACGCGTACACCGAGATCAGCCGGCGATTCGACCACCCGCTGCACCTGGGCGTGACGCACGCCGGCCCGCGCGAGACCGGCGCCATCCGGTCCGTCGCCGCCCTCTCGGGCCTGCTGGTGCACGGCATCGGCGACACCATCCGCATCTCCTACGCCAGCGACCCGGTGTACGAGGTCGAGGACGGGCTGGAACTGCTCTACGCCCTCTCGCTGCGCCCGCGCAAGGGCGTCGACCTCATCGCCTGCCCCACCTGCGGGCGCATCCAGGTCGATCTCTTCACGCTCGTGCAGGACGTCCGCAAGGCGCTCGCATCGCAGGTGACCGTCCCCATGAAGGTCGCCGTCATGGGCTGCATCGTGAACGGCCCGGGCGAGGCCGAGGGCGCGGACGTCGCCGTCTTCGCCGGCGACCGTCGCGGCATCATCTACGTGCAGGGCGAGAAGGTCGCCAACGTGCCCGAGCCCGAGATCCTGGACCGCCTGCTCGCCGAGTGCCTGGCCTTCCAGGGCAAGGTCATGCGGGGCGAGGCGAAACTCGGCGAAAAGAAGGTCGAGATCATCCCGCCCGACCCCATCGGCGAACTCGGCAGCGGCTACGCCAAGATCGCCAGCGGCGGGGTGCCCACGCCGCTGACGGTGCGGGGAAGTTAG
- a CDS encoding type II secretion system protein GspG encodes MRSTILRVLAIGAGLFGLPAAGVVQAPPAPQGAGAAEPAGPASRYVRATDSEDGARRELHISIRTLAPKAGEGPIVHLVGAAHIGEKTYYAGLQEFLDAQSLVLYEGVKPEADAAGLDRDDAARAKITASRQRLLAIMVSKFRRANTVLPESLEAAVDAVGGQVGQVARGAMQDGWGNPQRLVLTLEPDTRRQRFDIVSLGADGAEGGEGANADIRFSTQKPLRKSEVDAAGEGIQMQLARALGMEFQLAAIDYNRPNWRNSDLSIDEVEERLGGGGEGESAEPLFQLLDGSSTMAKMAGMLLGMIERDPQMSSLMRLMMIETLSQAEDLMGSMPGEMDDFMRVIIHDRNEAVLDDLRRVLDREKTHASIALFYGAGHLPDLEKRLVADFGYEFREARWLTGMTVAYDAVPGGKEQAATMREMIRSMMGQMRQGK; translated from the coding sequence ATGCGTTCGACGATTCTTCGCGTCCTCGCGATCGGAGCGGGGCTCTTCGGTCTGCCCGCCGCCGGCGTGGTCCAGGCGCCGCCCGCGCCGCAGGGCGCCGGGGCGGCCGAACCCGCCGGCCCCGCGTCACGGTACGTCCGCGCGACCGACTCGGAAGACGGGGCCCGGCGCGAGCTGCACATCAGCATCCGCACGCTCGCGCCGAAGGCGGGCGAGGGGCCGATCGTGCACCTCGTGGGGGCGGCCCACATCGGCGAAAAGACCTACTACGCCGGCCTGCAGGAGTTTCTCGACGCCCAGTCGCTCGTCTTGTACGAGGGCGTGAAGCCCGAGGCCGACGCCGCGGGGCTCGACCGCGACGACGCGGCCCGGGCGAAGATCACCGCGTCGCGCCAGCGTCTGCTCGCGATCATGGTGTCGAAGTTCCGCCGAGCGAACACCGTGCTGCCCGAGTCGCTGGAGGCCGCCGTCGACGCGGTCGGGGGTCAGGTGGGGCAGGTCGCGCGCGGCGCGATGCAGGACGGATGGGGAAACCCGCAGCGGCTTGTTCTGACGCTGGAGCCCGACACGCGGCGGCAGCGCTTCGACATCGTGTCGCTCGGGGCCGACGGCGCCGAGGGAGGCGAGGGTGCGAACGCGGATATCCGGTTCTCGACGCAGAAGCCGCTGCGCAAGTCAGAGGTTGACGCCGCGGGAGAGGGCATCCAGATGCAGCTCGCGCGGGCGCTGGGCATGGAGTTCCAGCTCGCGGCGATCGACTACAACCGCCCGAACTGGCGGAACAGCGACCTCTCGATCGACGAGGTCGAGGAGCGTCTGGGGGGCGGGGGCGAGGGCGAGAGCGCCGAGCCGCTGTTCCAGTTGCTCGACGGATCATCGACGATGGCGAAGATGGCGGGCATGCTGCTGGGCATGATCGAGCGCGACCCGCAGATGTCGTCGCTGATGCGGCTGATGATGATCGAGACGCTCTCGCAGGCCGAGGACCTGATGGGTTCGATGCCGGGCGAGATGGACGACTTCATGCGGGTGATCATCCACGACCGCAACGAGGCGGTGCTGGACGACCTGCGCCGGGTGCTCGACCGCGAGAAGACGCACGCGAGCATCGCGCTGTTCTACGGGGCGGGGCACCTGCCGGACCTGGAGAAGCGTCTCGTCGCGGACTTCGGGTACGAGTTCCGCGAGGCCCGCTGGCTGACGGGCATGACGGTCGCGTACGACGCGGTGCCGGGCGGCAAGGAGCAGGCCGCGACCATGCGCGAGATGATCCGATCGATGATGGGGCAGATGCGCCAGGGGAAGTAG
- a CDS encoding sigma-54 dependent transcriptional regulator, whose protein sequence is MKRVPAKRAGAEATRDDDTPPLRVLLVDDDALASKSTLEFLRREGHDATCVRDADDALAALRDAAGGIDAVLCAVGAGAGALLRDLTRRHRDVPVVMIASYATVEAAVDALRAGACDYLVRPIVDAELRQSLARAARQRALLSENAALRRRLDDRFNLDNIVGADPRMRRVYDMVQAVAPSRTTVLMEGESGTGKSLIAHAIHHHSPRRDRPFVELSCGSIPETLLESELFGHAKGSFTGAHADKGGKFLAANTGTIFLDEINSASPAMQLKLLRVLQERRFEPVGSTQTVDVDVRVILASNQPLEGLVASGQFRQDLYYRVNVVKIELPPLRERPGDIPLLAQRLLERHASEHGRAIVGFAPGAMEVLQRYPYPGNVRELQNIIERAVVLARGQTVQPEDLPPHLLARPAASAGPIRLAEDDEAWTPATLEDALREPERRIILRALRACGWSRQRTSEALGINRTTLYKKMKAHGLLGDERLAG, encoded by the coding sequence GTGAAGCGCGTCCCGGCGAAGCGTGCCGGGGCGGAGGCGACGCGAGACGACGACACCCCGCCGCTCCGCGTGCTGCTCGTCGACGACGACGCCCTGGCGAGCAAGTCGACGCTCGAGTTCCTGCGGCGCGAGGGGCACGACGCGACGTGCGTGCGCGACGCGGACGACGCGCTGGCGGCGCTGCGCGACGCGGCGGGCGGGATCGACGCGGTGCTGTGCGCCGTCGGGGCCGGGGCCGGGGCGCTGCTGCGCGACCTGACGCGTCGGCACCGCGACGTGCCGGTGGTGATGATCGCGTCGTACGCAACGGTCGAGGCGGCGGTGGACGCGCTGCGGGCGGGGGCGTGCGACTACCTGGTCCGCCCGATCGTGGACGCGGAGCTGCGCCAGAGCCTGGCCCGGGCCGCCCGCCAGCGGGCGCTGCTCTCGGAGAACGCGGCGTTGCGCCGGCGCCTGGACGACCGGTTCAACCTCGACAACATCGTCGGGGCGGATCCGCGGATGCGCCGCGTGTACGACATGGTGCAGGCGGTGGCGCCCAGCCGCACGACGGTGCTGATGGAAGGCGAGAGCGGGACGGGCAAGAGCCTGATCGCGCACGCGATCCACCATCACAGCCCGCGCCGGGATCGCCCCTTCGTGGAGCTGTCGTGCGGGAGCATCCCCGAGACGCTGCTGGAGAGCGAGCTCTTCGGGCACGCGAAGGGGTCGTTCACGGGGGCGCACGCGGACAAGGGTGGGAAGTTCCTGGCGGCGAACACGGGGACGATCTTCCTCGACGAGATCAACAGCGCGAGCCCGGCGATGCAGCTCAAGCTGCTGCGGGTGCTGCAGGAGCGCCGGTTCGAGCCCGTGGGCTCGACGCAGACGGTGGACGTCGACGTGCGCGTGATCCTCGCGAGCAACCAGCCGCTGGAGGGGCTGGTGGCGTCGGGGCAGTTCCGCCAGGACCTGTACTACCGGGTGAATGTCGTGAAGATCGAGCTGCCCCCGCTGCGCGAACGCCCCGGCGACATCCCGCTGCTGGCGCAGCGCCTGCTCGAGCGGCACGCGAGCGAGCACGGGCGGGCGATCGTGGGGTTCGCCCCGGGCGCGATGGAGGTGCTCCAGCGCTACCCCTACCCCGGCAACGTGCGCGAGCTGCAGAACATCATCGAGCGGGCGGTCGTGCTCGCGCGCGGGCAGACCGTGCAGCCCGAGGACCTGCCCCCGCACCTGCTGGCGCGTCCCGCGGCGTCGGCAGGCCCGATCCGGCTCGCGGAAGACGACGAGGCTTGGACGCCCGCGACGCTGGAAGACGCGCTGCGCGAGCCGGAACGCCGGATCATCCTGCGGGCGCTGCGGGCGTGCGGGTGGAGCCGGCAGCGCACGAGCGAGGCGCTGGGCATCAACCGCACGACGCTGTACAAGAAAATGAAGGCGCACGGGCTGCTGGGTGACGAGCGCCTGGCGGGCTAG
- a CDS encoding HAMP domain-containing sensor histidine kinase — protein sequence MPLPSPQDERSAPAIGQVDRLSSLLGELRALLDGSRALVEHAKRELTGNASLLARGGARDVERDLNAAVERLDRMVELVHAAMQNATRPIGSPTLARARPVTLGEAVQHAVEVLAPLAAASQVRLSTSMGPSVDSLPAGALYTVILNGVQNAVEAVARQGRAGVVQISARADAPPVGMGYGRDARDWYVLEITDDGDGPPGETTRCFDLGFTTKPRGSGVGLAVARSVVQGMGGTIELARRAEGGAVLRVRFPTAPGVARLMIGGAA from the coding sequence ATGCCCCTTCCCTCTCCCCAGGACGAGCGCTCGGCGCCCGCGATCGGACAGGTAGACCGCCTCTCGTCCCTGCTGGGCGAGCTGCGGGCGCTGCTCGACGGTTCTCGCGCGCTCGTGGAGCACGCGAAGCGCGAACTGACCGGGAACGCGTCGCTGCTGGCGCGGGGCGGGGCGAGAGATGTCGAGCGGGATCTCAACGCGGCGGTGGAACGCCTCGACCGCATGGTGGAACTCGTGCACGCCGCGATGCAGAACGCGACGCGCCCGATCGGCTCGCCCACGCTCGCGCGGGCCCGTCCGGTGACGCTGGGCGAGGCGGTGCAGCACGCGGTGGAGGTGCTGGCGCCGCTGGCGGCGGCGAGCCAGGTGCGCCTGTCGACCTCGATGGGGCCCTCGGTGGATTCGCTCCCGGCGGGCGCGCTGTACACCGTGATCCTGAACGGGGTGCAGAACGCGGTGGAGGCGGTCGCGCGCCAGGGACGCGCGGGCGTGGTGCAGATCTCGGCGCGGGCCGACGCGCCCCCCGTGGGCATGGGCTACGGACGCGACGCGCGCGACTGGTACGTGCTGGAGATCACCGACGACGGGGACGGCCCGCCCGGCGAGACCACCCGCTGCTTCGACCTGGGGTTCACGACCAAGCCCCGCGGCTCGGGCGTCGGGCTCGCGGTGGCGCGCAGCGTGGTTCAGGGAATGGGCGGGACGATCGAGCTGGCCCGGCGCGCCGAGGGCGGCGCGGTGCTGCGGGTGCGGTTCCCCACGGCCCCGGGGGTTGCGAGGCTCATGATCGGGGGCGCCGCGTGA
- a CDS encoding sigma-70 family RNA polymerase sigma factor — protein MTDPAPEHTPAGSPPTDAELIAAGVAGDRTAATELLKRHGGTVRSRLAGKISPVWQSVVDADDVMQVTYLEAFLRLPSFQPRHEGSFLAWLTLIAENNLRDAIKELERQKRPNPRHRVDAAGSGDSYVALVELLGATLTTPSLQAHRGEIHDALECALAKLPSDYAKVVRLYDLEGRDAKEVADAIGRSPGAVYMLLARAHERLKDVLGTESRFFTRA, from the coding sequence ATGACAGACCCTGCTCCCGAACACACCCCGGCCGGCTCCCCGCCCACCGATGCGGAGTTGATCGCCGCGGGCGTCGCGGGTGATCGGACCGCGGCGACGGAACTGCTGAAGCGTCACGGCGGGACGGTGCGCTCCCGCCTGGCGGGCAAGATCTCGCCGGTGTGGCAGTCGGTGGTCGACGCGGACGACGTGATGCAGGTGACGTATCTGGAGGCGTTCTTGCGCCTGCCGTCGTTCCAGCCGCGGCACGAGGGGTCGTTCCTGGCGTGGCTCACGCTCATCGCCGAGAACAACCTGCGCGACGCGATCAAGGAACTGGAGCGCCAGAAGCGTCCGAACCCGCGTCACCGCGTGGACGCGGCGGGGTCGGGGGACTCGTACGTCGCGCTCGTCGAACTGCTGGGCGCGACGTTGACCACGCCGAGCCTGCAGGCGCACCGCGGGGAGATCCACGACGCGCTGGAGTGTGCGCTCGCGAAACTCCCGTCGGATTACGCGAAAGTGGTCCGTCTGTACGATCTGGAGGGGCGCGACGCCAAGGAAGTCGCCGACGCGATCGGGCGCTCGCCCGGCGCGGTCTACATGCTCCTGGCGCGCGCGCACGAGCGCCTCAAGGACGTGCTGGGCACCGAGTCCAGGTTCTTCACCCGCGCGTAG
- a CDS encoding S41 family peptidase: MRSGFGRHVAIVLAAGILTSAAHAQESGANAGLDATNLGYYRQPTLHGTTVVFVAEGDLWRTTLEGGAATRLTSHPGDESTPQISPDGTLVAFTATYEGPTEVYVMPLEGGRPTRLTHDAARAAVVGWTRGEGGRAPRVIASTTRFSTLPNVQLTLIDPRTGSRERVPLWQASDGAYGPDGTLYFTRLPFQGSHTKRYKGGTAQNIWKFASTDAEATPLTPDFTGTSTTPMWFGGRVYFLSDRDGTMEVWSIRPDGSDPRQQTSHEGEGERLLDARGASIDASGASGRIVYQLGADLWTVDPATGVQQRLDITLRSDFDQTRDRWVKKPIEYLTSASIAPDGSAAALTARGQVFVVYKEGGRLVEAARREGVRYRDARFLADAGTLLTLSDESGEVELWTLPANGLGEAAQLTDDGVVLRWEGVPSPDGTKIAHHDKNQTLWIFDVATKVDTRIDQNAVDNFADLSWSADSRWLAYVASAANFNRQVKIHDTRDGSTREVTTDRWDTFDVTWSADGRWLYLLSDRNISTVVGSPWGPLQPEPYFDTRTEVYALSLRKGQRSPFEAWDELLAVEEASKKKDAPERTDEPGKPEQPGKTDETTPPAKPDEPAKPDGEAGKEGAGPPADGKKGAKKPEPVEIEFDGLAERLVRVPVPAGNYSNLSANDKRLFMQSRGPGRSEDVSLVFVEIARKDVEVKTLAPKVSLYELAADGKSLLVRSGDTLAIIEAGAAPGADLNKSKLRLDGWSFALSPREEWRQMFVEAWRLERDYFYDTQMHGVDWKAMLARYMPLVDRVATRAELSDLISQMVGELAALHIFVRGGDLRQGEDRVMPGMLGGLFERDDEAGGYRVAHVFESDPDEPDRRAPLARPGVDVRPGDVVTRVDGRPALEEPDLSVHLRGKVGRQVMLTVRGADERERRVIVTPISAGDEEDLRYHEWQYTRRRIVERESEGQFGYVHLRAMGAENMNEFAKGFYPVFRRSGLIIDVRHNRGGNIDSWLLSRLLRKAWFYWQPRVGDPYWNMQLAFRGHVVVLCNERTASDGEAFAEGVKRLDIGTVLGTRTWGGEIWLSSSNFLVDRGIATAAEYGVYGPEGEWLIEGHGVEPDIVVDNLPHATFKGEDAQLDRAIDLLRQKVREKPVAVPPAPDHPDKSFRGPGGNAPARAPGGSGSPR, translated from the coding sequence ATGCGCAGTGGGTTTGGGCGGCACGTGGCGATCGTTCTGGCGGCGGGCATATTGACGAGCGCGGCGCACGCGCAGGAATCGGGCGCGAACGCGGGCCTGGACGCGACGAACCTCGGGTACTACCGCCAGCCGACGCTGCACGGCACGACGGTGGTGTTTGTCGCCGAGGGAGACCTGTGGCGGACGACGCTCGAGGGCGGGGCGGCGACGCGCCTGACGTCGCACCCGGGGGATGAGTCCACGCCGCAGATCTCGCCCGACGGGACGCTGGTGGCGTTCACCGCGACGTACGAGGGCCCGACGGAGGTGTACGTGATGCCGCTGGAGGGCGGGCGTCCGACGCGCCTCACGCACGACGCGGCACGGGCGGCGGTTGTGGGCTGGACGCGCGGGGAGGGGGGGCGTGCGCCGCGGGTCATCGCGTCGACGACGCGATTCTCGACGCTGCCGAACGTGCAACTGACGCTGATCGACCCGCGGACGGGGTCGCGCGAGCGTGTCCCGCTCTGGCAGGCGAGCGACGGGGCGTACGGGCCCGACGGAACGCTGTACTTCACGCGCCTGCCGTTCCAGGGGAGCCACACGAAGCGGTACAAGGGCGGCACCGCGCAGAACATCTGGAAGTTCGCGTCCACGGACGCCGAGGCGACGCCGCTGACGCCGGACTTCACGGGCACGAGCACGACGCCGATGTGGTTCGGCGGGCGGGTGTACTTTCTGAGCGATCGTGACGGCACGATGGAGGTCTGGTCGATCCGTCCGGACGGATCGGACCCGCGCCAGCAGACGAGCCACGAGGGCGAGGGCGAGCGTCTGCTCGACGCGCGCGGGGCCTCGATCGACGCGTCGGGCGCCAGCGGACGCATCGTCTACCAGTTAGGCGCGGACCTGTGGACGGTCGACCCGGCGACGGGGGTGCAGCAGCGCCTCGACATCACGCTGCGCTCGGACTTTGACCAGACGCGCGATCGCTGGGTCAAGAAGCCCATCGAGTACCTGACGAGCGCCTCGATCGCGCCCGACGGCTCGGCGGCGGCGCTCACGGCGCGCGGGCAGGTGTTCGTCGTGTACAAGGAGGGCGGACGCCTGGTCGAGGCGGCGCGGCGTGAGGGCGTGCGCTACCGCGACGCACGGTTCCTCGCCGACGCGGGCACGTTGCTGACGCTGTCGGACGAATCCGGCGAGGTGGAACTCTGGACGCTGCCCGCGAACGGGCTGGGCGAGGCCGCTCAACTCACCGACGACGGCGTGGTGCTGCGCTGGGAGGGCGTGCCCTCGCCCGACGGCACGAAGATCGCCCATCACGACAAGAACCAGACGCTGTGGATCTTCGACGTCGCCACGAAGGTCGACACGCGGATCGACCAGAACGCGGTGGACAACTTCGCCGATCTGTCGTGGTCGGCGGATTCGCGGTGGCTGGCGTACGTCGCCTCGGCCGCGAACTTCAACCGGCAGGTGAAGATCCACGACACGCGGGACGGCTCGACGCGCGAGGTGACCACCGACCGGTGGGACACGTTCGATGTGACGTGGAGCGCGGACGGGCGGTGGCTGTACCTGCTGAGCGATCGGAACATCAGCACGGTGGTGGGTTCGCCGTGGGGCCCGCTGCAGCCCGAGCCGTACTTCGACACGCGGACCGAGGTGTACGCGCTCTCGCTTCGAAAGGGGCAGCGCTCACCCTTCGAGGCGTGGGACGAGCTGCTGGCGGTCGAGGAAGCGTCGAAGAAGAAGGACGCCCCTGAGCGCACGGACGAGCCCGGGAAGCCTGAACAGCCGGGGAAGACCGACGAGACCACCCCGCCGGCGAAGCCCGACGAGCCCGCGAAGCCCGACGGTGAGGCGGGGAAGGAGGGCGCCGGGCCGCCGGCCGACGGGAAGAAGGGGGCGAAAAAGCCCGAGCCGGTGGAGATCGAGTTCGACGGGCTGGCCGAGCGCCTGGTGCGCGTGCCGGTGCCGGCGGGGAACTACTCGAACCTGAGCGCGAACGACAAGCGGCTGTTCATGCAGTCTCGCGGCCCGGGGCGGAGCGAGGACGTGTCGCTCGTGTTCGTCGAGATCGCGCGCAAGGACGTCGAGGTGAAGACGCTCGCGCCAAAGGTCTCGCTGTACGAGCTCGCGGCGGACGGCAAGAGCCTCCTCGTGCGGTCGGGCGACACGCTGGCGATCATCGAGGCCGGCGCGGCGCCGGGCGCTGACCTGAACAAGTCGAAGCTGAGGCTGGACGGCTGGTCGTTCGCGCTCAGCCCGCGCGAGGAATGGCGCCAGATGTTCGTCGAGGCCTGGCGCCTGGAGCGCGACTATTTCTACGACACCCAGATGCACGGCGTGGACTGGAAGGCGATGCTGGCGCGCTACATGCCGCTGGTCGATCGCGTGGCGACGCGCGCGGAGCTGTCGGACCTGATCTCGCAGATGGTGGGCGAACTGGCGGCGCTGCACATCTTCGTGCGCGGGGGAGATCTGCGCCAGGGCGAGGACCGGGTGATGCCGGGCATGCTGGGCGGGCTGTTCGAGCGCGACGACGAGGCGGGCGGGTACCGGGTGGCGCACGTGTTCGAGTCCGACCCGGACGAGCCGGACCGGCGCGCGCCGCTCGCGCGGCCGGGCGTGGACGTGCGCCCCGGCGACGTCGTCACGCGGGTGGACGGGCGCCCGGCGCTCGAGGAGCCGGACCTGAGCGTGCACCTGCGGGGGAAGGTGGGGCGCCAGGTGATGCTGACGGTGCGCGGCGCCGACGAGCGCGAACGGCGCGTCATCGTGACGCCCATCTCCGCGGGCGACGAGGAGGACCTGCGGTACCACGAGTGGCAGTACACGCGCCGGAGAATCGTCGAGCGCGAGAGCGAGGGGCAGTTCGGGTACGTGCACCTGCGCGCGATGGGCGCCGAGAACATGAACGAGTTCGCGAAGGGGTTCTATCCGGTGTTCCGACGGTCGGGGCTGATCATCGACGTGCGCCACAACCGGGGCGGGAACATCGATTCGTGGCTGCTGTCGCGCCTACTGCGCAAGGCGTGGTTCTACTGGCAGCCCCGCGTGGGCGACCCGTACTGGAACATGCAGCTGGCGTTCCGCGGGCACGTCGTCGTGCTGTGCAACGAGCGCACCGCCAGCGACGGCGAGGCCTTCGCCGAGGGCGTCAAGCGCCTGGACATCGGCACGGTGCTGGGCACGCGCACCTGGGGCGGGGAGATCTGGCTTTCGTCGAGCAACTTCCTGGTGGACCGGGGGATCGCGACGGCGGCGGAGTACGGCGTGTACGGCCCGGAGGGCGAGTGGCTCATCGAAGGGCACGGCGTCGAGCCCGACATCGTCGTCGACAACCTCCCGCACGCGACGTTCAAGGGCGAGGACGCGCAGCTCGATCGCGCCATCGACCTGCTGCGTCAGAAGGTGCGCGAGAAGCCCGTGGCCGTCCCGCCCGCGCCCGACCACCCGGACAAGAGCTTCCGGGGCCCGGGTGGTAACGCGCCGGCCCGCGCACCGGGCGGCTCGGGCTCTCCCCGGTGA
- a CDS encoding inositol monophosphatase family protein encodes MADELLQRLDTALAAVSAAGDAILAHYQRDDLPIEMKRDGTPVTIADREAEQLLRAFVRARYPADALVGEEFGVQEGDSDFRWVFDPIDGTKSFACGVPLFGTLIGVEKRDERGQWGSVIGVVHMPALAETVWAASGHGAWHRTAGKPVRPARVSGVERLEDAVFVTTGREYFEAGRAEHVHERLARACRLTRGWSDCYGLVLVATGRADVWCEPVVHVWDVAPAPPIMREAGGVYTDWAGTPDIRSSTGLAANRAVHAQALGVVRSGTA; translated from the coding sequence ATGGCCGACGAACTCCTGCAACGACTCGACACCGCGCTCGCGGCGGTCTCCGCCGCGGGAGACGCCATCCTCGCCCACTACCAGCGCGACGACCTGCCCATCGAGATGAAGCGAGACGGCACACCCGTCACCATCGCCGATCGCGAGGCCGAGCAACTGCTCCGCGCCTTCGTCCGCGCCCGCTACCCGGCCGACGCGCTCGTTGGCGAGGAGTTCGGCGTGCAGGAGGGCGACTCCGATTTCCGATGGGTCTTCGATCCCATCGACGGGACCAAGTCGTTCGCGTGCGGCGTGCCGCTCTTCGGCACGCTGATCGGCGTCGAAAAGCGCGACGAGCGCGGGCAGTGGGGGAGTGTCATCGGCGTCGTGCACATGCCCGCGCTGGCCGAGACCGTCTGGGCCGCCTCGGGGCACGGCGCCTGGCACCGCACCGCGGGCAAGCCCGTCCGTCCGGCGCGCGTCTCCGGGGTTGAACGCCTGGAAGACGCGGTGTTCGTCACCACCGGGCGCGAGTACTTCGAAGCAGGGCGTGCCGAGCACGTGCACGAGCGCCTCGCCCGCGCCTGCCGCCTGACGCGCGGGTGGTCGGATTGCTACGGCTTGGTGCTCGTCGCGACCGGGCGGGCCGACGTCTGGTGCGAGCCCGTGGTGCACGTCTGGGACGTCGCGCCCGCGCCGCCCATCATGCGCGAGGCGGGCGGGGTGTACACCGACTGGGCCGGCACGCCCGACATCCGATCCTCCACCGGGCTCGCCGCCAACCGCGCGGTGCACGCCCAGGCGCTCGGCGTCGTCCGTTCGGGCACCGCCTAG